A DNA window from Pseudarthrobacter sp. W1I19 contains the following coding sequences:
- a CDS encoding NUDIX hydrolase, whose translation MSSDALVADQTDHPGEPVAVTAAGALPWRLNKDQLEVLLIHRPRYDDWSWPKGKIDDGETIPECAIREVWEEIGLSASLGIPLPPIHYHVASGLKVVHYWAVRVNGDKLVPDGKEVDSVMWCAPEKAARLLSNPSDVAPLEYLQDAHGRGELNTWPLLVLRHAKAKPRSSWSKAEGERPLAATGTRQAQAVGRLLQAWKPPRVVTSPWLRCVATIAPYAKVASPKVKLSEALTEQRHQRNPKKTAAVVEALFDKQRPVVVCTHRPALPTVFGQLAQHMPQQLAALLPASEPYLSPGELVVCHVAPGATNRIVAVEQFRPFDD comes from the coding sequence TTGTCGAGCGACGCACTCGTAGCAGACCAGACAGACCACCCAGGCGAACCGGTAGCCGTCACGGCTGCCGGTGCGCTGCCTTGGCGGCTGAACAAAGACCAGCTTGAGGTCCTCCTCATCCACCGCCCGCGCTATGACGACTGGTCCTGGCCCAAAGGCAAGATAGACGACGGCGAGACCATCCCTGAGTGCGCCATCCGTGAGGTGTGGGAAGAGATTGGCCTGTCCGCCTCACTGGGCATACCGCTGCCCCCGATCCACTACCACGTGGCGTCCGGCCTGAAGGTGGTCCACTACTGGGCCGTCAGGGTCAACGGCGACAAACTGGTTCCCGACGGCAAGGAGGTGGACAGTGTGATGTGGTGCGCCCCGGAGAAGGCGGCCCGGCTGTTGTCCAACCCCTCCGACGTCGCACCGCTCGAATACTTGCAGGACGCCCATGGGCGCGGCGAGCTGAACACCTGGCCGCTCCTGGTGCTCCGCCACGCCAAGGCGAAACCCCGCTCGTCCTGGTCCAAGGCGGAAGGTGAGCGCCCGTTGGCCGCCACCGGAACCCGTCAGGCGCAGGCCGTGGGCCGGCTTCTCCAGGCGTGGAAGCCACCGCGGGTGGTCACCAGCCCGTGGCTCCGCTGTGTGGCAACCATAGCGCCCTACGCCAAGGTGGCCAGTCCCAAAGTGAAGCTGTCGGAAGCCCTGACGGAACAGCGGCATCAGCGGAACCCGAAGAAAACCGCTGCCGTGGTCGAGGCCCTGTTTGATAAGCAGCGGCCGGTGGTTGTCTGCACCCACCGCCCGGCGCTGCCCACCGTGTTCGGGCAGCTGGCCCAACACATGCCGCAGCAACTGGCCGCACTCCTGCCGGCCAGCGAACCATACCTGTCCCCCGGCGAACTGGTGGTGTGCCATGTGGCGCCGGGCGCCACAAACCGGATTGTCGCCGTCGAGCAGTTCAGGCCTTTCGACGACTGA